From a region of the Impatiens glandulifera chromosome 4, dImpGla2.1, whole genome shotgun sequence genome:
- the LOC124937019 gene encoding probable RNA-dependent RNA polymerase 5: MDDHPSSAARVYLPPSVESLLQTICAKQCQTPPDLYVRRRLAAIGEDASLQILTNISSCTIKKSLSAFIVHLSKDYLSDQSPQKTASPSSISPSSISNSLAQKYGSCSLFGTPERQRIEGISPQLSALSELEFRKSFLILSYIRGKNVEDLLTVDDILNHKDTPMISFESLMWNKFGQQIGDPGSRSKYVDWDSGHTHIYHCHVNSNGAYFFKGPFLTTTRTHLQRKLGDENVLLVKFTDEAGFRKVAEQGVLVGLRLYRFFVYKDGGKEEKKKDPTSSPVKCYFVRMQSVAPFHEEEPYILSDKTVYEARCLFMHGHTTSSMTKYMARFSLILSKTIPLPIDLTSVEVVFIDDIPCRDATGFIVNNEDNEPLIHTDGTGFISEDLAIKCPKDFSKHKHLDHVDIYDDMVSGVSENHATAATDPPLLMQCRLFYKGYSVKGTFLVNKKLPSRRIEIRQSMVKVTRDTEVKNLLTLDSLELVAISRKPKKTFLSKNLIALLTYGGIPGNFFKNILMNTLEDVRNIFSSHTAALRVAINYGEIDDYYTVAKMILNRIPLDEPYLQYRLSILGKVERTGLKGGKLPIDESFYLMGTADPTGVLKSDEVCVILENGQISGNVLVYRNPGLHFGDVHILKAVYVPDMEFIVGNAKYGIFFSINGQRSAASEIANGDFDGDMYWVSRNPQLLHYFKASEPWRRVRSVPNKPSQKPGDLSPEQLEHELFQQFIETRFHQSSSSGIAADSWLTFMDRLLTMEEKDHSEKERLKEKMIQLVDIYYDSLDAPKTGKKVVVPKELKTEQYPHFMERSRSYRSKSILGQIYDIVVESFQAEGEIGQQEIWKLPSFNIQPPQSAMAIWSQRYNDYRKEMSSALQSSNTSSGSSSTEGSKLDKDSINEAASQIIKKYKQILYGADEFELRKRNLEDVCNEAVAIYHVTYQYAQLRSSVSSCGFVWKVAGDALFHIHALGLDERCVPCLPSVLRELLR, from the exons ATGGATGATCATCCCTCCTCCGCTGCAAGAGTTTATCTCCCTCCTTCCGTAGAATCCTTGCTCCAAACCATCTGTGCCAAGCAGTGCCAAACGCCGCCTGACTTATATGTCCGACGCAGACTAGCTGCAATTGGAGAGGATGCGTCTTTACAAATTTTAACAAACATTTCGTCGTGCACGATTAAGAAGAGCCTCAGTGCCTTTATTGTACACTTGTCTAAGGATTATCTCTCAGATCAATCTCCACAAAAAACTGCTTCCCCTAGCAGTATCAGCCCCA GTTCTATATCTAACTCTCTTGCACAAAAATATGGTTCATGCTCACTTTTTGGCACTCCAGAGAGACAAAGGATTGAAGGGATTAGCCCCCAGTTGTCTGCCTTGAGTGAACTTGAGTTTAGGAAATCATTCTTAATACTTAGTTATATTAGAGG GAAGAATGTAGAAGATCTTTTGACAGTTGATGATATTCTAAATCATAAAGATACACCAATGATTTCCTTTGAGTCCCTTATGTGGAACAAATTCGGTCAGCAAATTGGGGATCCTGGAAGTAGATCAAAG TATGTGGACTGGGATTCTGGACATACACATATATATCACTGTCATGTTAATTCTAATGGAGCTTACTTCTTTAAG GGGCCATTTTTAACTACAACGAGAACTCATCTTCAAAGAAAATTAGGAGATGAAAATGTACTGCTGGTGAAATTTACTGATGAGGCTGGTTTTAGGAAAGTTGCTGAACAAGGAGTTCTAGTTGGTTTGAGGCTGTATAGATTTTTTG TGTATAAAGATGGAGGTAAAGAGGAGAAGAAAAAAGATCCAACTTCTTCACCTGTCAAATGTTACTTTGTTAGAATGCAGTCTGTAGCTCCGTTTCATGAGGAAGAGCCTTATATTCTGTCGGACAAGACAGTTTATGAAGCTAGATGTCTTTTTATGCATGGACATACTACATCTAGCATGACTAAATATATGGCAAG GTTTTCCTTAATACTATCCAAGACGATACCACTGCCAATTGATCTTACTTCTGTGGAAGTTGTCTTCATTGATGATATTCCATGTCGG GATGCAACTGGTTTTATTGTAAATAATGAAGACAATGAACCTCTTATACATACAGATGGAACTGGGTTTATTTCAGAAGACCTTGCTATCAAATGTCCCAAGGATTTCTCAAAGCAT AAACATCTAGATCATGTTGATATTTATGACGATATGGTATCTGGAGTCTCAGAAAATCACGCTACTGCTGCTACAGATCCG cctttgctcaTGCAGTGTCGATTATTTTACAAAGGATATTCTGTGAAGGGGACTTTTCTAGTCAACAAAAAG cTTCCGTCTAGAAGAATTGAGATTCGACAATCAATGGTGAAGGTTACAAGGGACACCGAGGTTAAAAATCTACTAACTTTAGATTCGCTAGAGTTGGTGGCTATAAG TCGAAAACCAAAGAAAACCTTTCTATCAAAAAATCTGATTGCGTTACTTACCTATGGAGGGATTCCTggaaatttctttaaaaatattctcATGAATACATTGGAAGATGTCCGGAATATTTTCTCCAGTCATACTGCAGCATTACGAg TTGCAATAAACTATGGAGAAATTGACGATTATTACACTGTTGCCAAGATGATTCTCAACCGTATTCCTTTGGATGAACCATACCTGCAATACCGTTTGTCTATCCTTGGAAAAGTCGAACGAACAGGACTAAAAGGAGGCAAACTTCCTATTGACGAAAGCTTTTACCTCATGGGGACAGCCGATCCAACTGGAGTTCTAAAAAGTGACGAAGTTTGTGTTATTCT gGAGAATGGGCAAATTTCAGGGAATGTTTTAGTGTACAGAAACCCAGGGCTCCATTTTGGAGATGTACATATACTGAAAGCAGTTTATGTACCAGACATGGAGTTCATCGTTGGAAATGCTAAATATgggatatttttctcaataaatgGCCAGAGATCGGCTGCTTCTGAAATTGCAAATGGTGATTTTGATGGTGATATGTATTGGGTCTCAAGAAATCCTCAG cttttacattattttaaggCGAGTGAACCATGGAGACGCGTTCGATCAGTTCCAAATAAGCCAAGTCAAAAGCCTGGCGACCTCTCACCCGAACAATTGGAACACGAGCTCTTTCAACAATTCATTGAAACCAGGTTTCATCAAAG TAGCTCTAGCGGTATTGCAGCTGACAGTTGGCTTACATTCATGGATCGTTTATTAACAATGGAAGAGAAGGATCATTCTGAAAAGGAACGGTTGAAGGAAAAAATGATTCAATTGGTAGATATATACTACGATTCTCTAGATGCACCTAAAACTGGAAAAAAAGTTGTGGTTCCAAAAGAATTGAAAACCGAGCAGTACCCTCATTTTATGGAACGAAGTAGAAGCTACCGCTCCAAGTCTATTTTGGGACAAATATATGATATTGTAGTGGAATCATTTCAAGCTGAAGGAGAAATTGGACAACAAG AGATATGGAAATTGCCTAGTTTCAACATACAACCTCCTCAATCAGCTATGGCCATTTGGAGTCAGAGGTACAATGATTACAGAAAAGAGATGAGTTCTGCATTACAATCAAGTAATACAAGTTCCGGAAGTTCTTCAACTGAAGGTTCAAAGCTAGATAAAGACTCTATTAATGAAGCTGCAAGCCAAATCATCAAGAAATACAAACAg ATTTTGTATGGCGCGGATGAGTTTGAACTACGTAAGAGGAATTTGGAAGATGTTTGCAATGAGGCAGTTGCAATATATCATGTGACGTATCAATACGCTCAATTGAGGTCTTCGGTTAGTTCGTGTGGATTTGTGTGGAAGGTTGCGGGTGATGCCCTTTTTCATATTCACGCGTTGGGCCTTGACGAAAGGTGCGTACCGTGTTTACCCTCGGTTCTTAGGGAGCTTCTTAGGTAG